The Chryseobacterium oranimense genome contains the following window.
TCTACATTCTGATATTGCCAGTCCGTACCTAAAAAAGCATTTCTTGACAATAAATTGTTCATAGAATAGCTTTTGTCAGCATTGGTAATAGAACCAATCCCGAAATCCGGAGTGAAATTATTCTTAAGATAATCTGCCTCTACAATTAACTGTGATTTCGGACTTAAATTGAATAAAAATGAAGGATTGAAATAATATTTCTCAGACTGTACCACATCTCTGAAGCTTTCGGCATATTCATAAGCACCGTTTACCCTGAAAGCAATGTTTTTGGATAGAGGACCGTAAATATCAACTGTCGGCTTATAAGAATTCCAGCTTCCGCCGTTCAGTCCTATACTTCCTCCAAAATTGAATTTAGGCTTCTTGGTAATCATATTGATGATTCCACCTGCAGCTGTATTTCCGTACAGCATAGCATTGGCTCCTTTCAGTACTTCAACTCTTTCCAGTCCGCTTACTTCAGGAAAAACACCACTGTTGATTCTTGCGCCGTTTTTAAAGATATTATCATTTCCTAAAATGAAACCACGACCTCCGAAACTGTCCTGAGAATTCCCTCTGGATGAAGTAATGTACATACCGTTTACATTCTGAAGTACATCGCTTAGCTGTTTCGCCTGTTGCTGCTCAATAATTTCATGAGTTACAATGGAAATAGCCTGAGGATTTTCCATTACTGTAAGGCTGGACTTTGTGGATAAAGTTCTTGCCTGGTTTGGATTTCCGGTCTTATGAAGATTGATGTCTTCAATCGTTTGGGTCCTGATGGTATCGGCTTCAATATCTTTCAATTGAGCACCTAAAGACAAGGTACCCAATAAAAATCCTAAAGTTACAAGCTGTTTATTCATTTTATTTTTATGTAGACTAGTTTTAAATAAGCGGCAAAAATAAGAATTTTATGAAGGACTAATTTAGAATTAATAAAAATAATAAAATGATTTTTATCATATATAATTGATGTGATGCATCTCCGATCTATTTTCAAAGCTCTCAAACTGCAGATTATTGAATATATTTGTTAAAAATTATACATATGCAATTGGTAAAAGCAGGACTTTGTGCCTTTGGAATGAGCGGTAAAGTATTTCACGCCCCTTTTTTGAAAGAGCATCCCGGATTTTTTATAGCAGCTATAGTAGAAAGAAGTAAAGAAGAATCAAAAGAAAAATATCCGGAAGCTACCATTTACCGTTCGGTAGAAGAGATGCTTCAGAATGCAGATATCGAGCTTGTAATCATCAATACACCTGTACAGACCCACTATGAATATGCAAAGAAGGCATTGGAAGCAGGAAAAAATGTTGTTGTTGAGAAACCATTTACGGTCAGCGTTTCAGAAGCAGAAGAATTGGTAGAGCTTGCAGAACAAAAAGGACTGTTTTTAAGTGTTTATCAAAACAGAAGATTTGACCGCGATTTTCTTCAGGTTTATAAAATGTTGAACGAGGGAAAATTAGGAGAAATAAAAGAAGCAGAGATCCGTTTCGACAGGTTTCGTACCACACCCAGCGGTAAACAGCATAAAGAAGATCCACAGCAGACCGGTTCAGGATCGCTTCACGATCTTGGAGCTCACCTTGTAGATCAGGCCGTACAGTATTTCGGATATCCTGAAAAGCTTTTTGCCGATGTATTTTCAATGAAAGGGGAAGAATACGCGAACGATTATTTTGAAATTCTCCTGTACTACAAAAATAACCTTAGAGTGAGACTGAAATCTTCTGTCTTCACCAAAGAAGCCCATTATGCATATGCTATTCATGGCGAGAAAGGAAGTTTTCTTCAGGAAAGAACCGATAATCAGGAAAACGAACTGGTTGCAGGAGCTATACCGGTTTATGGCAAAGAATGGACGGAGCCTTTAAAAGGAACAGACGGAATTTTAAACTTCTTAAATGAACATTTAGAAACCGAAAGAATCCTGACTTCCAGTGAAGCCGGAAACTATATGGATTACTACCAGCAGATCTATGAATATATCGTTTTCGGATATGCTTTGCCATCTCAGGGAAGAGAAGTGGTTCAGAATATGAAGATCATCGATGCATCCCTGGAAAGCTCGAAAGAAGGTAAAATAGTATATTTATAAGGTAGGAGGGCTTGAGAGTTTGAGAGTTTGAGAGTTTGAGAGTTTGAGGGTTTGAGAATGGGAGAGTTTTGGAGTATGAAATAAAGTATTCTATTCTAAAACACTTTAACGCATTAACGCTACAACACTTCCACTCTCAAACCCTTTCACCTATTATATTTCCTGAAGCTCCAGCCATCTCATCTCATATTCCTCAAGCTTTTCAGAAACAGCTTCCAGTTCGGCAGAGAGTTTGGCCACTTTTTCATAATCCGTTTCATTATTGAGCTGATCCATAATCTTAGAGCGCTGCAGTTCCAGTTCAGGCATTTCTTTTTCTATCGTTTCCAGTTCCCTTTGTTCCTTAAAGGTCATTTTTCTTTTTTTGGAAGAAGCCGGAGAAGCCTCGGGGGCAGCAATAGTTTCTTTAACGGGTTCCGGTTTGGAAGCGGTATTCTTTTCTAAAGCATCTTCACGGCTTTTTGCTTCTCTGTATTCTGAGAAATTGCCTACAAAATCTTTAATCTTTCCGTCTCCTTCAAAAGCCAGGATATGATCTACAATCCTGTCCATAAAATACCTGTCGTGCGATACAATGATCAGTGAGCCTTGAAATTGCTGAAGGAAATTTTCAAGAACAGTCAGGGTCGGAAGGTCAAGATCATTCGTAGGCTCATCAAAAATCAGGAAATTAGGATTCTGATAAAGGATATACATCAAATGCAGTCTCCTTTTCTCCCCACCGGATAATTTTGAAATAGGAGAATACTGTGTCTGGTCGTCAAATAGGAAAAGTCTTAAAAACTGTGATGCAGAAAGGCTTTTTCCATTGGCAAGAGGATAAAACTCTGCAATTTCCTTGATGAAATCTATAACTCTTTCATCTTCTTTATACTTCAGTCCCTTTTGTGAAAAATATCCGAAAGAGATGGTTTCTCCTGTTTCAATCTCTCCTTTGTCAAATTTTTCATAACCCTGGATAATATTGAGTAATGTAGATTTTCCAGCACCGTTTTTTCCGACGATTCCTACTTTTTCCCCGCGCTGGAACTGATAGCTGAAATCTTTCAGTAGTACTTTATCTCCGAAGCTTTTATCAATGTTTTTCAGTTCAAGGATTTTATTTCCCAGGCGTTTCATTTCAAAATCCAGTTCAAGTCCTTGTTTGCGGGTGTCGGTTTTAGCTACTTTTTCAGTTTCGTAGAAAGCATCGATCCTGCTTTTTGATTTTGTAGTACGTGCCTTAGGCTGTCTGCGCATC
Protein-coding sequences here:
- a CDS encoding Gfo/Idh/MocA family oxidoreductase, whose amino-acid sequence is MQLVKAGLCAFGMSGKVFHAPFLKEHPGFFIAAIVERSKEESKEKYPEATIYRSVEEMLQNADIELVIINTPVQTHYEYAKKALEAGKNVVVEKPFTVSVSEAEELVELAEQKGLFLSVYQNRRFDRDFLQVYKMLNEGKLGEIKEAEIRFDRFRTTPSGKQHKEDPQQTGSGSLHDLGAHLVDQAVQYFGYPEKLFADVFSMKGEEYANDYFEILLYYKNNLRVRLKSSVFTKEAHYAYAIHGEKGSFLQERTDNQENELVAGAIPVYGKEWTEPLKGTDGILNFLNEHLETERILTSSEAGNYMDYYQQIYEYIVFGYALPSQGREVVQNMKIIDASLESSKEGKIVYL
- a CDS encoding ABC-F family ATP-binding cassette domain-containing protein — protein: MNYVSAENLTKSYGIKVLFKDISFHINEGDKIAIVAKNGSGKSTLLKILMGKEIADSGTVVINKDIQVVLFDQEIDYNPELTIDEFMMTLDSEPILALKNYHKSLHSTDDAFIEKALNDMEAHKAWDLENEMKQILSQLKITDLDAKMGTLSGGQVKRVALAKLLTETRAEHKHTLLIMDEPTNHLDVEMVEWLENYLTKAKITLLLVTHDRYFLDSVCDIIWEMEDQNLYLHNGSYATYLENKMIREDNMSATIDKANNLYRKELEWMRRQPKARTTKSKSRIDAFYETEKVAKTDTRKQGLELDFEMKRLGNKILELKNIDKSFGDKVLLKDFSYQFQRGEKVGIVGKNGAGKSTLLNIIQGYEKFDKGEIETGETISFGYFSQKGLKYKEDERVIDFIKEIAEFYPLANGKSLSASQFLRLFLFDDQTQYSPISKLSGGEKRRLHLMYILYQNPNFLIFDEPTNDLDLPTLTVLENFLQQFQGSLIIVSHDRYFMDRIVDHILAFEGDGKIKDFVGNFSEYREAKSREDALEKNTASKPEPVKETIAAPEASPASSKKRKMTFKEQRELETIEKEMPELELQRSKIMDQLNNETDYEKVAKLSAELEAVSEKLEEYEMRWLELQEI